A region from the Metopolophium dirhodum isolate CAU chromosome 9, ASM1992520v1, whole genome shotgun sequence genome encodes:
- the LOC132952546 gene encoding LOW QUALITY PROTEIN: protein O-GlcNAcase (The sequence of the model RefSeq protein was modified relative to this genomic sequence to represent the inferred CDS: substituted 1 base at 1 genomic stop codon): MTYSSQKEIATLKRKLDQVAQCGCKAFALLFDDIEPDMSPADKEVFQSFAHAQVSITNEIFQHLGQPKFLVCPTQYCSARAVPNVQNSDYLNTLGSKLAPQIDIMWTGQKVISRSLTTESIREITEVLRRPPVIWDNLHANDYDQKRVFLGPYQGRSPDLISQLRGVLTNPNCEYGANFVAIHTLAQWSKCTSDPPLITHDNESMKLETESDEEGIIDLPENIYHSRRALRIAIKEWIPEFRRQKQAHGPIIKPQPNISIMSPVAIPLASFNTCMATSTTTITTSTSTAPLSLSTTNNVESISSATVNGSPTNVLQTAVAVTMNPPLVIMNSLVSESKVISEPMDCNMSPAPSPQSSDTAMNTDNGSSVSMQVETPSPSVDMVVDVIQDRKHSYERYDCELNYEFFDLXYYFVDIRDLTEEDLLLMCDLFYLPFEHGPQSVQYLTEFNWLKSNAYLVSNENLRKSKKKDSTDSKPEIEEWYERAKRMDELTEQVNELFQRLTFSANRELVHDLYPYVWDVRCVISLLNFYVKWLSEGHFPQSITNYTLGSYTWFSKGWKESFMSGDQEPWVFRGGLVADLQRLMPVDAGSDLFIYKPPDTPTNKMYNVRPYTFEDESAVYNICRCTCYTSIDDHSINKSDLPDLIPDRLVGSYLTLSPELCFVVEDNGTIIGYALAALNAKEFYQKLQVSWFSEMCSKYPLDNSTEEIQSASQEIINWFHSFNINQELPDSNALSQHQSVMTYATLPVNNDASVSKRLIICLLAALRANGSFGVHVPLRTKDQQTLEFYTKMGFMEILQGSNLNPGFTYLGRVF, from the exons ATGACTTATAGTAGTCAAAAAGAAATAGCTACTCTCAAACGAAAATTGGATCAAGTTGCTCAATGTGGTTGTAAAGCTTTTGCTCTATTGTTTGATGACATAGAACCGGATATGTCACCAGCTGATAAGGAAGTGTTTCAATCGTTTGCACATGCTCAg gtGTCAATTACCAATGAAATATTTCAGCATCTGGGTCAACCTAAATTTTTAGTGTGTCCAACTCAATATTGCTCAGCACGTGCTGTACCTAATGTTCAAAATtctgattatttaaatactttgggCTCTAAGTTGGCACCTCAAATAGACATAATGTGGACCG GACAAAAAGTTATATCACGTTCATTAACTACCGAATCTATTAGAGAAATCACTGAAGTATTGAGGCGACCTCCTGTAATATGGGACAATTTGCATGCTAATGACTATGACCAAAAGCGCGTCTTCTTGGGGCCATATCAGGGACGTTCTCCGGACTTAATTTCACAATTAAGAGGAGTATTGACTAATCCAAACTGTGAATATGGTGCTAACTTTGTAGCTATTCATACATTGGCTCAATGGAGTAAATGCACTTCTGATCCTCCATTAATCACACATGAca atgaaAGTATGAAATTAGAGACTGAAAGTGATGAAGAAGGTATCATTGATCTTCCAGAGAATATTTACCATTCAAGAAGAGCATTACGTATAGCAATAAAAGAATGGATTCCAGAATTTCGTAGACAGAAACAAGCTCATGGTCCTATTATCAAACCACAACCTAACATATCGATCATGTCTCCTGTGGCAATTCCCCTTGCATCATTTAACACGTGTATGGCAACTTCAACCACCACCATTACAACGTCAACATCTACTGCACCATTATCTTTGTCTACAACTAATAATGTTGAGTCAATTTCATCAGCTACTGTTAATGGTAGCCCTACTAATGTCTTACAAACGGCAGTAGCTGTTACCATGAATCCACCCTTAGTGATAATGAATTCTTTGGTGTCCGAAAGCAAAGTCATCAGCGAGCCTATGGACTGTAACATGTCACCGGCTCCATCACCGCAGAGTTCGGATACAGCCATGAACACTGATAATGGATca AGTGTTTCAATGCAAGTGGAAACGCCTAGTCCAAGTGTGGATATGGTAGTGGATGTGATACAAGATCGAAAACATTCATATGAAAGGTATGATTgtgaattaaattatgaattttttgatttataatactattttgttgATATTAGAGATCTAACGGAAGAAGATTTATTGCTAATGtgcgatttattttatttaccatttgAACACGGTCCTCAAAGTGTTCAATATTTAACAGAATTTAATTGGCTTAAAAGCAATGCTTATTTGGTTTCCAATGAAAATCTTCgaaaatcaaagaaaaaagATTCAACTGACTCTAAACCTGAa ATCGAAGAATGGTATGAACGAGCAAAGAGAATGGATGAATTAACTGAACAAGTTAATGAGCTATTCCAAAGACTGACATTTAGTGCCAATAGAGAACTTGTTCATGACCTATATCCTTATGTTTGGGATGTTAGGTGTGTTATATCATTACTAAACTTCTATGTAAAATGGCTTT CTGAAGGCCATTTCCCACAATCAATCACAAATTATACTCTTGGGTCTTATACAt GGTTTTCAAAAGGATGGAAAGAAAGCTTTATGAGTGGTGACCAAGAACCCTGGGTTTTTAGAGGTGGTTTAGTTGCTGATTTACAA CGGTTAATGCCAGTTGATGCTGGTtctgatttatttatatataagcctCCTGATACacctacaaataaaatgtacaatgtacgaCCATATACTTTTGAAGATGAGTCTGCTGTTTACAATATTTGCCGGTGTACATGTTATACAAGCATTGACGACCATAGTATAAACAAATCTGATTTACCTGACTTAATACCTGATag acttgtTGGTTCATATTTAACACTTAGTCCAGAACTTTGTTTTGTGGTAGAAGACAATGGCACTATCATAGGTTATGCGTTAGCTGCTTTAAATGCAAaagaattttatcaaaaattacaaGTATCGTGGTTTTCTGAAATGTGTTCAAAATATCCATTAGATAATTCCACAGAAGAAATACAGTCAGCTTCGCAA gaAATCATAAATTGGTTCCATtcgtttaatattaatcaagAACTGCCAGATTCCAATGCTCTGTCTCAGCATCAATCAGTTATGACCTATGCAACATTACCTGTGAACAATGATGCATCAGTATCCAAACGATTAATTATTTGTCTTCTAGCAGCATTAAGAGCTaatg GGTCATTCGGTGTCCATGTACCTTTGAGAACAAAAGATCAACAAACATTggaattttacacaaaaatggGATTTATGGAAATTTTGCAAGGGTCTAACCTAAATCCTGGTTTTACATACTTAGGacgtgttttttaa
- the LOC132952873 gene encoding uncharacterized protein LOC132952873 isoform X3 — protein sequence MWLIRAFWRLGGVFTIDLSYNKFQNAYSALLIATCVYNFVNASQVICKVDHWCSTFSSTLTAVYDRVLTSAVFFSRIAVVYECKPYMSRYRATIRAFEAYSPPSPTELRRHRAFSLAVVATCLAVIVPTNSICMYYLYRYEPNSDASLFVYQLFMYVQNLSMCCIETQFVVQCFKVYTKFHGINDDLKRLKDENLNRSEYPYMSSTGSSSRSSSRSAVVYDKDFYRPRFMSCPTANTVELLRIKHWLIRLSIDALNNLFGVHMGLSVFYLWLMALFDIYYEMFYKSRSGLLVYCWLLQYTLRLLLIILMAHFTTRQALEAKSLIADTNNGTMDSSTKEEAIAAGATCLVILVQFHSERN from the exons atGTGGCTGATCCGGGCGTTTTGGAGACTGGGCGGAGTGTTCACCATCGACCTGTCGTACAACAAGTTTCAAAACGCGTACTCTGCGCTGCTGATAGCCACGTGCGTATACAATTTCGTGAACGCGTCGCAGGTCATATGCAAAGTGGACCATTGGTGCTCCACGTTTTCGTCGACGCTGACGGCCGTGTACGACAGGGTGTTGACGTCCGCCGTGTTCTTCTCCCGGATCGCGGTCGTGTACGAATGCAAGCCGTACATGTCCAGGTACCGAGCGACCATCAGAGCGTTCGAGGCGTACTCGCCACCGTCGCCCACAGAGCTCCGGCGGCACAGGGCGTTTTCGCTGGCCGTGGTCGCCACGTGTCTGGCCGTCATCGTGCCCACCAACTCGATTTGCATGTACTACTTGTACCGCTACGAGCCCAACTCGGATGCGTCGCTGTTCGTCTACCAGCTGTTCATGTATGTCCAGAACCTGAGCATGTGCTGCATCGAGACGCAGTTTGTCGTACAGTGTTTCAAGGTCTACACCAAGTTTCACGGCATCAACGACGATCTGAAGAGGCTGAAGGACGAAAACCTCAACCGCTCCGAATACCCGTATATGTCGTCCACGGGCTCATcgtcgcggtcgtcgtcgcggtCTGCCGTCGTGTACGACAAAGACTTTTACCGTCCACGGTTCATGAGTTGTCCGACGGCCAACACGGTCGAGTTGCTCAGAATCAAACACTGGCTGATCCGACTGTCGATAGACGCGCTCAACAACCTGTTCGGCGTGCACATGGGACTGTCGGTGTTCTATCTGTGGCTCATGGCCTTGTTCGATATTTATTACGAAATGTTCTACAAATCTCGGTCGGGACTGTTGGTCTACTGTTGGCTGCTACAATACACGCTGAGGCTGTTATTGATCATATTGATGGCGCACTTCACGACGAGACAG GCACTCGAAGCGAAATCACTTATCGCGGATACCAATAACGGAACTATGGATAGTAGTACCAAAGAAgag GCTATTGCTGCTGGTGCTACATGTCTTGTTATTTTGGTCCAATTTCACTCTGAgagaaattga
- the LOC132952873 gene encoding uncharacterized protein LOC132952873 isoform X1: MYKAIGRYVNRVTMPLWLRCFPCNEKNVFQYNFSDKCRIIFSIIIIITCVFNLISAPLVVQCMGDDWSDVLSTSLTVLQSRVVAIASFISRGIVLYNAYFNKYQKYRTTLESFSIYSPMTAAVWSQYKLYSIVTVSLCLTFMLPTNFVKLYNMYYKHPDGSLLATHFFFFYLQNFSMYLIENDFANRCFMVYATFRDINDDLNRMKTEHIDRGRFPFLRSSISVPRAADDPWSNAAPSSTSCVVVYDKDFYCPRDKANPLTNIVEILKIRHWLTREAVVDINYLFGNHLGLSILSLSVLVLLDVYTGVFHSFPNDRMDKKIFRSTLLFFACVLQYLYRFCVITILSNVTTNQAVNAKTLITDINNRYLDTSTQEELQLFYTQISSRYIEFTACDLFTLNTRLITSVRDVADPGVLETGRSVHHRPVVQQVSKRVLCAADSHVRIQFRERVAGHMQSGPLVLHVFVDADGRVRQGVDVRRVLLPDRGRVRMQAVHVQVPSDHQSVRGVLATVAHRAPAAQGVFAGRGRHVSGRHRAHQLDLHVLLVPLRAQLGCVAVRLPAVHVCPEPEHVLHRDAVCRTVFQGLHQVSRHQRRSEEAEGRKPQPLRIPVYVVHGLIVAVVVAVCRRVRQRLLPSTVHELSDGQHGRVAQNQTLADPTVDRRAQQPVRRAHGTVGVLSVAHGLVRYLLRNVLQISVGTVGLLLAATIHAEAVIDHIDGALHDETGTRSEITYRGYQ; encoded by the exons atgtataaagctataggtaggtatgtcaaCCGCGTGACTATGCCACTGTGGTTGCGATGTTTTCCGTGtaacgaaaaaaatgtatttcaatataatttttccgaTAAATGtcgaattatattttctatcatCATAATCATTACGTGTGTGTTCAACTTGATCAGCGCGCCGCTGGTCGTGCAGTGCATGGGCGACGACTGGTCTGACGTGTTGTCGACATCGTTGACGGTATTGCAGTCCAGGGTAGTGGCCATCGCTTCGTTTATATCCAGGGGAATCGTGTTGTACAACGCGTATTTTAACAAGTATCAAAAGTACAGGACGACGTTGGAAAGTTTTAGCATCTACTCGCCAATGACCGCCGCCGTTTGGAGCCAGTACAAATTGTATTCTATCGTGACCGTATCGCTGTGTCTAACGTTCATGTTGCCGACGAACTTCGTAAAACTGTACAACATGTACTACAAACACCCCGACGGGTCCTTATTGGCGACGCATTTCTTCttcttttatttacaaaatttcaGTATGTACTTGATCGAAAACGATTTCGCCAATCGGTGTTTCATGGTCTACGCGACGTTCCGAGACATCAACGACGATTTAAACAGAATGAAAACCGAGCACATCGACCGCGGCAGATTTCCGTTTCTCCGTTCCTCGATTTCCGTTCCTCGAGCTGCAGACGACCCGTGGTCGAATGCTGCACCGTCGTCGACATCGTGTGTCGTCGTTTACGATAAAGATTTTTACTGTCCGAGAGACAAGGCGAACCCGTTGACCAACATCGTCGAGATCTTGAAAATCAGACACTGGTTAACCCGCGAAGCCGTAGTCGACATAAACTATCTGTTCGGCAATCACTTGGGACTGTCGATACTCTCCTTGAGCGTTCTTGTGTTGCTGGACGTATACACCGGCGTGTTCCATTCTTTTCCTAATGACCGCATGGATAAGAAAATATTTCGCTCGACGCTGTTATTCTTTGCGTGTGTACTGCAGTACTTGTATAGGTTCTGTGTAATTACTATCCTCTCGAATGTAACGACAAATCAG gcGGTTAatgcaaaaacattaataactgATATAAACAATAGGTATTTGGATACTAGTACACAGGAAGAG CTTCAACTATTCTACACTCAAATATCTAGTCGTTACATTGAGTTCACTGCTTGTGATTTATTCACTTTGAATACACGTCTCATCACTTCA gtacgcgatGTGGCTGATCCGGGCGTTTTGGAGACTGGGCGGAGTGTTCACCATCGACCTGTCGTACAACAAGTTTCAAAACGCGTACTCTGCGCTGCTGATAGCCACGTGCGTATACAATTTCGTGAACGCGTCGCAGGTCATATGCAAAGTGGACCATTGGTGCTCCACGTTTTCGTCGACGCTGACGGCCGTGTACGACAGGGTGTTGACGTCCGCCGTGTTCTTCTCCCGGATCGCGGTCGTGTACGAATGCAAGCCGTACATGTCCAGGTACCGAGCGACCATCAGAGCGTTCGAGGCGTACTCGCCACCGTCGCCCACAGAGCTCCGGCGGCACAGGGCGTTTTCGCTGGCCGTGGTCGCCACGTGTCTGGCCGTCATCGTGCCCACCAACTCGATTTGCATGTACTACTTGTACCGCTACGAGCCCAACTCGGATGCGTCGCTGTTCGTCTACCAGCTGTTCATGTATGTCCAGAACCTGAGCATGTGCTGCATCGAGACGCAGTTTGTCGTACAGTGTTTCAAGGTCTACACCAAGTTTCACGGCATCAACGACGATCTGAAGAGGCTGAAGGACGAAAACCTCAACCGCTCCGAATACCCGTATATGTCGTCCACGGGCTCATcgtcgcggtcgtcgtcgcggtCTGCCGTCGTGTACGACAAAGACTTTTACCGTCCACGGTTCATGAGTTGTCCGACGGCCAACACGGTCGAGTTGCTCAGAATCAAACACTGGCTGATCCGACTGTCGATAGACGCGCTCAACAACCTGTTCGGCGTGCACATGGGACTGTCGGTGTTCTATCTGTGGCTCATGGCCTTGTTCGATATTTATTACGAAATGTTCTACAAATCTCGGTCGGGACTGTTGGTCTACTGTTGGCTGCTACAATACACGCTGAGGCTGTTATTGATCATATTGATGGCGCACTTCACGACGAGACAG GCACTCGAAGCGAAATCACTTATCGCGGATACCAATAA
- the LOC132952873 gene encoding uncharacterized protein LOC132952873 isoform X2 translates to MWLIRAFWRLGGVFTIDLSYNKFQNAYSALLIATCVYNFVNASQVICKVDHWCSTFSSTLTAVYDRVLTSAVFFSRIAVVYECKPYMSRYRATIRAFEAYSPPSPTELRRHRAFSLAVVATCLAVIVPTNSICMYYLYRYEPNSDASLFVYQLFMYVQNLSMCCIETQFVVQCFKVYTKFHGINDDLKRLKDENLNRSEYPYMSSTGSSSRSSSRSAVVYDKDFYRPRFMSCPTANTVELLRIKHWLIRLSIDALNNLFGVHMGLSVFYLWLMALFDIYYEMFYKSRSGLLVYCWLLQYTLRLLLIILMAHFTTRQALEAKSLIADTNNGTMDSSTKEELQLFINQIYSSTTEFNAYDFFSLNTQVIKSAIAAGATCLVILVQFHSERN, encoded by the exons atGTGGCTGATCCGGGCGTTTTGGAGACTGGGCGGAGTGTTCACCATCGACCTGTCGTACAACAAGTTTCAAAACGCGTACTCTGCGCTGCTGATAGCCACGTGCGTATACAATTTCGTGAACGCGTCGCAGGTCATATGCAAAGTGGACCATTGGTGCTCCACGTTTTCGTCGACGCTGACGGCCGTGTACGACAGGGTGTTGACGTCCGCCGTGTTCTTCTCCCGGATCGCGGTCGTGTACGAATGCAAGCCGTACATGTCCAGGTACCGAGCGACCATCAGAGCGTTCGAGGCGTACTCGCCACCGTCGCCCACAGAGCTCCGGCGGCACAGGGCGTTTTCGCTGGCCGTGGTCGCCACGTGTCTGGCCGTCATCGTGCCCACCAACTCGATTTGCATGTACTACTTGTACCGCTACGAGCCCAACTCGGATGCGTCGCTGTTCGTCTACCAGCTGTTCATGTATGTCCAGAACCTGAGCATGTGCTGCATCGAGACGCAGTTTGTCGTACAGTGTTTCAAGGTCTACACCAAGTTTCACGGCATCAACGACGATCTGAAGAGGCTGAAGGACGAAAACCTCAACCGCTCCGAATACCCGTATATGTCGTCCACGGGCTCATcgtcgcggtcgtcgtcgcggtCTGCCGTCGTGTACGACAAAGACTTTTACCGTCCACGGTTCATGAGTTGTCCGACGGCCAACACGGTCGAGTTGCTCAGAATCAAACACTGGCTGATCCGACTGTCGATAGACGCGCTCAACAACCTGTTCGGCGTGCACATGGGACTGTCGGTGTTCTATCTGTGGCTCATGGCCTTGTTCGATATTTATTACGAAATGTTCTACAAATCTCGGTCGGGACTGTTGGTCTACTGTTGGCTGCTACAATACACGCTGAGGCTGTTATTGATCATATTGATGGCGCACTTCACGACGAGACAG GCACTCGAAGCGAAATCACTTATCGCGGATACCAATAACGGAACTATGGATAGTAGTACCAAAGAAgag ttacagttattcataaatcaaatatatagtTCCACAACAGAATTTAATGCGTACGATTTCTTCTCGTTGAATACACAAGTCATAAAATCT GCTATTGCTGCTGGTGCTACATGTCTTGTTATTTTGGTCCAATTTCACTCTGAgagaaattga